Proteins encoded by one window of Nicotiana tabacum cultivar K326 chromosome 10, ASM71507v2, whole genome shotgun sequence:
- the LOC107826345 gene encoding cysteine synthase 2-like isoform X3: MEVPGVDLLLIKSTKALESGALAEGGVVTEGSAGSTAISLATVAPAYGCRCHVVIPDDAALEKSQILEALGAAVERVRPVSITHRDHFVNIARRRALEASELASICRNENQINGNDSSQINDHSISEEKQNMNFSREYKGGFFADQFENLANFRSHYEGTGPEIWEQTGGKLDAFIAAAGTGGTVAGVSQFLKEKNFNVKCFLIDPPGSGLFNKVTRGVMYTREEAEGRRLKNPFDTITEGIGINRITENFKLAKLDGAFQGTDMEAVEMSRYLLKYDGLFVGSSSAMNCVGAVRVAKALGPGHTIVTILCDSGMRHLSKFYNAEYLSEHGLTPSATGLEFLGLS; encoded by the exons ATGGAAGTACCAGGGGTGGATCTGTTACTTATTAAGTCAACTAAG GCCCTGGAATCAGGAGCATTAGCTGAAGGTGGAGTAGTTACAGAGGGAAGTGCAGGAAGCACAGCCATTAGTCTTGCAACAGTAGCACCTGCTTATGGGTGCAGATGCCATGTGGTTATTCCAGATGATGCTGCTCTCGAAAAG TCACAAATACTGGAAGCACTAGGAGCTGCTGTTGAAAGGGTCAGACCGGTTTCTATCACACACCGAGACCATTTTGTTAATATTGCAAGAAGAAGGGCACTGGAAGCAAGTGAATTAGCATCAATCTGCAGAAATGAAAACCAAATCAATGGCAATGATTCTAGTCAAATCAATGATCACTCAATCAGTGAGGAAAAGCAGAATATGAACTTCTCACGTGAATACAAGGGTGGGTTCTTTGCGGATCAGTTTGAAAACCTTGCAAATTTCAGGTCACATTATGAGGGCACAGGGCCAGAGATTTGGGAACAGACAGGTGGCAAGTTGGATGCTTTTATTGCTGCTGCAGGTACAGGTGGCACTGTTGCTGGTGTTTCCCAGTTTTTGAAG GAAAAAAACTTTAATGTCAAATGCTTTCTTATTGATCCTCCTGGCTCTGGTTTATTCAACAAAGTAACAAGAGGAGTGATGTACACACGAGAGGAAGCTGAAGGACGGAGACTGAAAAACCCATTTGATACAATAACAGAAGGAATTGGAataaatagaataactgaaaacTTTAAGCTGGCAAAACTTGATGGAGCTTTCCAAGGCACAGATATGGAAGCTGTTGAAATGTCCAG GTATCTGTTGAAATATGATGGCCTATTTGTTGGAAGTTCTTCAGCTATGAATTGTGTTGGAGCTGTCCGAGTGGCCAAGGCACTAGGTCCAGGGCATACAATTGTGACAATCTTGTGTGACAGTGGTATGAGACATCTGAGTAAATTCTACAATGCTGAATACCTATCTGAACATGGGTTGACACCGTCAGCAACTGGTTTGGAGTTCCTTGGTCTCAGTTGA
- the LOC107826345 gene encoding cysteine synthase 2-like isoform X1 codes for MAPVRTAGAVATLLSIAIVSYFLFKTETTQQKSSQKKKLQRRRNGLVAAIGNTPLIRINSLSDATGCEILGKAEFLNPGGSVKDRVAVKIIEEALESGALAEGGVVTEGSAGSTAISLATVAPAYGCRCHVVIPDDAALEKSQILEALGAAVERVRPVSITHRDHFVNIARRRALEASELASICRNENQINGNDSSQINDHSISEEKQNMNFSREYKGGFFADQFENLANFRSHYEGTGPEIWEQTGGKLDAFIAAAGTGGTVAGVSQFLKEKNFNVKCFLIDPPGSGLFNKVTRGVMYTREEAEGRRLKNPFDTITEGIGINRITENFKLAKLDGAFQGTDMEAVEMSRYLLKYDGLFVGSSSAMNCVGAVRVAKALGPGHTIVTILCDSGMRHLSKFYNAEYLSEHGLTPSATGLEFLGLS; via the exons ATGGCGCCGGTGAGAACTGCAGGCGCCGTCGCCACACTGCTCTCCATAGCCATAGTTTCTTATTTCCTCTTTAAAACGGAAACCACTCAACAAAAGTCTTCCCAAAAGAAGAAACTTCAAAGACGTAGAAATGGACTCGTCGCCGCCATTGGCAACACTCCTTTAATCAGAATCAATAGCCTATCTGACGCAACTGGCTGTGAA ATTTTGGGGAAAGCAGAGTTCTTGAATCCTGGAGGGAGTGTTAAAGACAGGGTAGCCGTGAAGATTATTGAAGAG GCCCTGGAATCAGGAGCATTAGCTGAAGGTGGAGTAGTTACAGAGGGAAGTGCAGGAAGCACAGCCATTAGTCTTGCAACAGTAGCACCTGCTTATGGGTGCAGATGCCATGTGGTTATTCCAGATGATGCTGCTCTCGAAAAG TCACAAATACTGGAAGCACTAGGAGCTGCTGTTGAAAGGGTCAGACCGGTTTCTATCACACACCGAGACCATTTTGTTAATATTGCAAGAAGAAGGGCACTGGAAGCAAGTGAATTAGCATCAATCTGCAGAAATGAAAACCAAATCAATGGCAATGATTCTAGTCAAATCAATGATCACTCAATCAGTGAGGAAAAGCAGAATATGAACTTCTCACGTGAATACAAGGGTGGGTTCTTTGCGGATCAGTTTGAAAACCTTGCAAATTTCAGGTCACATTATGAGGGCACAGGGCCAGAGATTTGGGAACAGACAGGTGGCAAGTTGGATGCTTTTATTGCTGCTGCAGGTACAGGTGGCACTGTTGCTGGTGTTTCCCAGTTTTTGAAG GAAAAAAACTTTAATGTCAAATGCTTTCTTATTGATCCTCCTGGCTCTGGTTTATTCAACAAAGTAACAAGAGGAGTGATGTACACACGAGAGGAAGCTGAAGGACGGAGACTGAAAAACCCATTTGATACAATAACAGAAGGAATTGGAataaatagaataactgaaaacTTTAAGCTGGCAAAACTTGATGGAGCTTTCCAAGGCACAGATATGGAAGCTGTTGAAATGTCCAG GTATCTGTTGAAATATGATGGCCTATTTGTTGGAAGTTCTTCAGCTATGAATTGTGTTGGAGCTGTCCGAGTGGCCAAGGCACTAGGTCCAGGGCATACAATTGTGACAATCTTGTGTGACAGTGGTATGAGACATCTGAGTAAATTCTACAATGCTGAATACCTATCTGAACATGGGTTGACACCGTCAGCAACTGGTTTGGAGTTCCTTGGTCTCAGTTGA
- the LOC107826345 gene encoding cysteine synthase 2-like isoform X2 has product MAPVRTAGAVATLLSIAIVSYFLFKTETTQQKSSQKKKLQRRRNGLVAAIGNTPLIRINSLSDATGCEALESGALAEGGVVTEGSAGSTAISLATVAPAYGCRCHVVIPDDAALEKSQILEALGAAVERVRPVSITHRDHFVNIARRRALEASELASICRNENQINGNDSSQINDHSISEEKQNMNFSREYKGGFFADQFENLANFRSHYEGTGPEIWEQTGGKLDAFIAAAGTGGTVAGVSQFLKEKNFNVKCFLIDPPGSGLFNKVTRGVMYTREEAEGRRLKNPFDTITEGIGINRITENFKLAKLDGAFQGTDMEAVEMSRYLLKYDGLFVGSSSAMNCVGAVRVAKALGPGHTIVTILCDSGMRHLSKFYNAEYLSEHGLTPSATGLEFLGLS; this is encoded by the exons ATGGCGCCGGTGAGAACTGCAGGCGCCGTCGCCACACTGCTCTCCATAGCCATAGTTTCTTATTTCCTCTTTAAAACGGAAACCACTCAACAAAAGTCTTCCCAAAAGAAGAAACTTCAAAGACGTAGAAATGGACTCGTCGCCGCCATTGGCAACACTCCTTTAATCAGAATCAATAGCCTATCTGACGCAACTGGCTGTGAA GCCCTGGAATCAGGAGCATTAGCTGAAGGTGGAGTAGTTACAGAGGGAAGTGCAGGAAGCACAGCCATTAGTCTTGCAACAGTAGCACCTGCTTATGGGTGCAGATGCCATGTGGTTATTCCAGATGATGCTGCTCTCGAAAAG TCACAAATACTGGAAGCACTAGGAGCTGCTGTTGAAAGGGTCAGACCGGTTTCTATCACACACCGAGACCATTTTGTTAATATTGCAAGAAGAAGGGCACTGGAAGCAAGTGAATTAGCATCAATCTGCAGAAATGAAAACCAAATCAATGGCAATGATTCTAGTCAAATCAATGATCACTCAATCAGTGAGGAAAAGCAGAATATGAACTTCTCACGTGAATACAAGGGTGGGTTCTTTGCGGATCAGTTTGAAAACCTTGCAAATTTCAGGTCACATTATGAGGGCACAGGGCCAGAGATTTGGGAACAGACAGGTGGCAAGTTGGATGCTTTTATTGCTGCTGCAGGTACAGGTGGCACTGTTGCTGGTGTTTCCCAGTTTTTGAAG GAAAAAAACTTTAATGTCAAATGCTTTCTTATTGATCCTCCTGGCTCTGGTTTATTCAACAAAGTAACAAGAGGAGTGATGTACACACGAGAGGAAGCTGAAGGACGGAGACTGAAAAACCCATTTGATACAATAACAGAAGGAATTGGAataaatagaataactgaaaacTTTAAGCTGGCAAAACTTGATGGAGCTTTCCAAGGCACAGATATGGAAGCTGTTGAAATGTCCAG GTATCTGTTGAAATATGATGGCCTATTTGTTGGAAGTTCTTCAGCTATGAATTGTGTTGGAGCTGTCCGAGTGGCCAAGGCACTAGGTCCAGGGCATACAATTGTGACAATCTTGTGTGACAGTGGTATGAGACATCTGAGTAAATTCTACAATGCTGAATACCTATCTGAACATGGGTTGACACCGTCAGCAACTGGTTTGGAGTTCCTTGGTCTCAGTTGA